Proteins from a genomic interval of Mycolicibacterium grossiae:
- a CDS encoding urea amidolyase associated protein UAAP2 → MTATAVPALIAGETVLDETIAARAPWSAVVRAGDVLTIVDLDGNQAVDCLLYAADDTAVRYSAAETIARQGRIALTTGSVLRADTGAALVTVIADEVGVHDTLGGACSKESNTLRYGQHTRAQHGCMENFLIEGARWGLGARDLSSNVNWFMNVPVDPDGALGIVDGLSGPGKRVALRADVDTLVLISNCPQINNPCNAFNPTPVRVVVTRPDAAS, encoded by the coding sequence GTGACCGCCACCGCCGTCCCCGCGCTGATCGCCGGAGAGACCGTGCTCGACGAGACCATCGCCGCCCGCGCGCCCTGGTCCGCCGTCGTCCGCGCCGGCGACGTCCTCACCATCGTCGACCTCGACGGCAACCAGGCCGTCGACTGCCTGCTGTACGCCGCCGACGACACGGCGGTGCGGTACTCGGCCGCCGAGACCATCGCCCGGCAGGGCCGCATCGCGCTGACCACCGGTTCGGTGCTGCGGGCCGACACCGGCGCGGCGCTCGTGACGGTGATCGCCGACGAGGTAGGCGTCCACGACACCCTCGGCGGCGCCTGTTCCAAGGAGTCCAACACGCTGCGCTACGGCCAGCACACCCGCGCCCAGCACGGCTGCATGGAGAACTTCCTCATCGAGGGTGCCCGCTGGGGCCTCGGTGCCCGCGACCTGTCGAGCAACGTCAACTGGTTCATGAACGTGCCCGTCGACCCCGACGGCGCGCTCGGCATCGTCGACGGGCTCTCCGGTCCCGGCAAGCGCGTCGCGCTGCGTGCCGACGTCGACACGCTGGTGCTCATCTCGAACTGCCCACAGATCAACAACCCCTGCAACGCCTTCAACCCGACACCCGTGCGCGTCGTCGTCACCCGACCGGACGCGGCCTCGTGA
- a CDS encoding NAD(P)-dependent alcohol dehydrogenase, which produces MTTTVSGYAATAPWGSDAPLTKTTIERRDVGPADVAIDIKFAGICHSDLHTVSGEWGGVKYPMVPGHEIAGIVTEVGSDVTKYKVGDRVGVGCFVDSCRECEYCTAGEEQYCNNPGMVGTYNGVGRDGKPTQGGYSDAIVVDENYVLRIPDSIPLDKAAPLLCAGITTYSPLRHWGAGEGKRVAVIGLGGLGHLGVKLAKAMGAEVAVLSQSLKKMEDGLRLGASEYYATSDPDTFKKLRGSFDLILNTVSANLDMGDYLGLLKLDGTLVELGMPENPMEVPASALIFGRRRLSGSLIGGIKETQEMLDFCAEHDVTPEIEVIEASYVNEAYDRMLASDVRYRFVIDNATI; this is translated from the coding sequence ATGACCACGACAGTTTCCGGCTACGCCGCGACCGCTCCCTGGGGTTCCGACGCCCCGCTGACGAAGACCACGATCGAGCGTCGCGACGTCGGCCCCGCCGATGTCGCCATCGACATCAAGTTCGCCGGCATCTGCCACTCCGACCTGCACACCGTCAGCGGCGAGTGGGGCGGCGTGAAGTACCCCATGGTGCCCGGCCACGAGATCGCCGGCATCGTCACCGAGGTCGGCTCCGACGTGACGAAGTACAAGGTCGGCGACCGCGTCGGCGTCGGCTGCTTCGTCGACTCCTGCCGCGAGTGTGAGTACTGCACCGCCGGTGAGGAGCAGTACTGCAACAACCCCGGCATGGTCGGCACCTACAACGGCGTCGGCCGTGACGGCAAGCCCACCCAGGGCGGCTACAGCGACGCCATCGTCGTCGACGAGAACTACGTCCTGCGCATCCCGGACTCGATCCCGCTGGACAAGGCCGCGCCGCTGCTGTGCGCGGGCATCACCACCTACTCGCCGCTGCGGCACTGGGGTGCCGGCGAGGGCAAGCGCGTCGCCGTCATCGGTCTCGGCGGCCTCGGCCACCTGGGCGTGAAGCTGGCGAAGGCGATGGGCGCCGAGGTGGCCGTGCTGAGCCAGTCGCTCAAGAAGATGGAGGACGGCCTGCGGCTGGGCGCCTCGGAGTACTACGCGACCAGCGATCCGGACACCTTCAAGAAGCTGCGTGGGTCGTTCGACCTCATCCTCAACACCGTGTCGGCGAACCTCGACATGGGTGACTACCTGGGGCTGCTGAAGCTCGACGGCACGCTGGTGGAACTCGGCATGCCGGAGAACCCGATGGAGGTACCGGCCAGTGCGCTGATCTTCGGCCGCCGCCGCCTGTCCGGTTCGTTGATCGGCGGCATCAAGGAGACCCAGGAGATGCTGGACTTCTGCGCCGAGCACGACGTCACGCCCGAGATCGAGGTGATCGAGGCGTCCTACGTCAACGAGGCCTATGACCGCATGCTCGCCAGCGACGTGCGCTACCGCTTCGTGATCGACAACGCGACCATCTAG
- a CDS encoding NAD(P)/FAD-dependent oxidoreductase has product MTQRYDLVIAGGGPSGSAAAWQAAQTGAKVLVLDKAQFPRDKPCGDGLTARAVSYLQKMGLAEEVSRFHRVDRVTVYSPSAWELSFPRRPGMPDHGHTVSRTELDTLLLTHAEAAGAEVRQGAEVSGPELDADGRVVGVVLKNGEKVHGDAVIAADGAYSPIKRALKLDSEYNGYSAIAIRSEMHANRPDSDSLDIYLKLMFGGDQLPGYGWVFPMGNGVFNIGLGYVNSYANWQSINATQFLGDFLRTLPREWELPPIEELKKNKSVRAWRLPMGFTAWPPWRPGVLFTGDSLGAGKPASGAGISKALESGLAAGECAIAALQNGGPDDFTNYGQRMEAAWGREYRRGRYMHKLIGKPKLAGAGVKLIDNAAFRDRMLKVLYKKAQGPQHTVK; this is encoded by the coding sequence ATGACGCAGCGCTACGACCTGGTCATCGCGGGCGGTGGCCCCTCGGGGTCGGCCGCCGCGTGGCAGGCCGCACAGACCGGCGCGAAGGTGCTGGTCCTGGACAAGGCCCAGTTCCCGCGGGACAAGCCGTGCGGCGACGGGCTCACCGCCCGCGCCGTCAGCTACCTGCAGAAGATGGGCCTCGCCGAGGAGGTGTCCCGGTTCCACCGGGTGGATCGCGTCACCGTCTACAGTCCCAGCGCCTGGGAGCTGTCCTTTCCGCGCCGCCCCGGAATGCCCGATCACGGGCACACCGTCAGCCGCACGGAACTCGACACGCTGCTGCTGACGCATGCCGAGGCGGCCGGCGCCGAGGTGCGTCAGGGCGCCGAGGTGAGCGGTCCCGAGCTCGACGCCGACGGCCGGGTCGTCGGCGTCGTGCTCAAGAACGGCGAGAAGGTCCACGGCGACGCGGTCATCGCGGCCGACGGTGCCTACTCCCCAATCAAGCGCGCCCTGAAGCTCGACTCCGAGTACAACGGCTACTCGGCGATCGCGATCCGCTCCGAGATGCACGCGAATCGTCCCGACTCGGACTCGCTCGACATCTACCTCAAGCTGATGTTCGGCGGCGATCAGCTGCCCGGCTACGGCTGGGTGTTCCCGATGGGCAACGGCGTCTTCAACATCGGGCTGGGCTACGTCAACAGCTACGCGAACTGGCAGTCGATCAATGCCACCCAGTTCCTCGGCGACTTCCTGCGCACGCTGCCGCGCGAGTGGGAGCTGCCGCCGATCGAGGAGCTGAAGAAGAACAAGAGCGTGCGGGCGTGGCGGCTGCCGATGGGCTTCACCGCATGGCCGCCGTGGCGACCGGGCGTGTTGTTCACCGGCGACTCGCTGGGTGCGGGCAAGCCGGCCTCCGGCGCGGGCATTTCGAAGGCGCTCGAGTCCGGGCTGGCCGCCGGCGAGTGCGCGATCGCGGCGCTGCAGAACGGCGGGCCCGACGACTTCACCAATTACGGGCAGCGCATGGAGGCCGCGTGGGGCCGCGAGTACCGCCGCGGGCGGTACATGCACAAGTTGATCGGCAAGCCGAAGCTCGCGGGCGCCGGCGTGAAACTCATCGACAATGCGGCGTTCCGTGACCGTATGCTGAAGGTGCTGTACAAGAAGGCCCAAGGGCCGCAGCACACGGTGAAGTAA
- the nrdF gene encoding class 1b ribonucleoside-diphosphate reductase subunit beta, with product MGFEVSEGIKLIDRVSAINWNRLHDDKDAEVWDRLTGNFWLPEKVPVSNDIPSWNTLNEHEKQLTMRVFTGLTLLDTIQGTVGAVSLIPDALTPHEEAVYTNIAFMESVHARSYSNIFSTLCSTADIDDAFRWSEENPNLQRKAEIVMQYYKGDEPLKRKVASTLLESFLFYSGFYLPMYWSSRAKLTNTADMIRLIIRDEAVHGYYIGYKFQRGLAQQDEATKQELKDYTYELLFELYDNEVEYTQDLYDGVGLTEDVKKFLRYNANKALMNLGYEALFPRDETDVNPAILSALSPNADENHDFFSGSGSSYVIGKAVVTEDEDWDF from the coding sequence ATGGGGTTCGAAGTGTCCGAGGGAATCAAGCTGATCGACCGCGTCTCGGCCATCAACTGGAACCGCCTGCACGACGACAAGGACGCCGAGGTCTGGGACCGCCTGACGGGCAACTTCTGGTTGCCGGAGAAGGTGCCGGTGTCCAACGACATCCCGTCCTGGAACACCCTCAACGAGCACGAGAAGCAGCTCACGATGCGCGTGTTCACCGGTCTGACGCTGCTCGACACGATCCAGGGCACCGTCGGCGCGGTCAGCCTGATCCCGGACGCGCTGACGCCGCACGAGGAGGCGGTGTACACCAACATCGCGTTCATGGAGTCGGTGCACGCCCGCAGCTACAGCAACATCTTTTCGACGCTGTGCTCGACCGCCGACATCGACGATGCGTTCCGCTGGTCGGAGGAGAATCCCAACCTGCAGCGCAAGGCCGAGATCGTCATGCAGTACTACAAGGGCGACGAGCCGCTCAAGCGCAAGGTCGCCTCCACGCTGCTGGAGAGCTTCCTGTTCTACTCGGGCTTCTACCTGCCGATGTACTGGAGCAGCCGCGCGAAGCTGACGAACACCGCCGACATGATCCGGCTGATCATCCGCGACGAGGCCGTCCACGGCTACTACATCGGCTACAAGTTCCAGCGCGGCCTGGCCCAGCAGGACGAGGCCACCAAGCAGGAGCTGAAGGACTACACCTACGAGTTGCTGTTCGAGCTGTACGACAACGAGGTCGAGTACACCCAGGACCTCTACGACGGCGTCGGCCTGACCGAGGACGTCAAGAAGTTCCTGCGGTACAACGCCAACAAGGCGCTGATGAACCTCGGCTACGAGGCGCTGTTCCCGCGCGACGAGACCGACGTCAACCCGGCGATCCTGTCCGCGCTGAGCCCGAACGCCGACGAGAACCACGACTTCTTCTCCGGCTCGGGGTCGAGCTACGTGATCGGCAAGGCCGTGGTGACGGAAGACGAGGACTGGGACTTCTAG
- a CDS encoding YciI family protein, giving the protein MFHVLVLTYREPLDVVDQTRPAHVEWIEREIEAGRLLLAGRQESQQGGVLITGDIDVAAAEELIAADPYTQAGLVSYERTTFNAALRAPGL; this is encoded by the coding sequence GTGTTCCACGTCCTGGTGCTGACCTATCGCGAGCCGCTCGACGTCGTCGACCAGACGCGGCCCGCGCACGTCGAGTGGATCGAACGCGAGATCGAGGCCGGACGGCTGCTGCTCGCCGGTCGGCAGGAGTCGCAGCAGGGCGGCGTGCTCATCACCGGCGACATCGACGTGGCCGCGGCCGAGGAGTTGATCGCCGCGGATCCGTACACCCAGGCGGGGCTGGTGTCCTACGAGCGGACGACGTTCAACGCTGCGCTGCGAGCGCCGGGCCTGTGA
- a CDS encoding TetR/AcrR family transcriptional regulator, which translates to MRRPTIPRPGPQPAAKVDARSERWREHRKKVRAEIVDAAFRAIDRLGPEVSLREIAEEAGTAKPKIYRHFTDKSDLFQAIGERLRDMLWAAIFPHIDIAKDPAREVIRRSVEQYVLLVDEHPNVCRFLIQGRFAEQSESTMRALNEGREVTLAMASIFNNELREMELDGVAIELAAYTTFGSAAAATDWWLGPEVDSPRRMPRDAFIGYMTTIMLGAINGTCELLGIRIDSELPLHEGVRRRESVA; encoded by the coding sequence GTGCGTCGACCCACGATCCCCCGGCCCGGGCCCCAGCCCGCCGCCAAGGTGGATGCGCGCAGCGAGCGGTGGCGCGAGCACCGCAAGAAGGTGCGCGCCGAGATCGTCGACGCGGCGTTCCGGGCCATCGACCGACTCGGGCCCGAGGTCAGCCTGCGCGAGATCGCCGAGGAGGCGGGAACCGCCAAGCCGAAGATCTACCGGCACTTCACCGACAAGTCGGATCTGTTCCAGGCCATCGGCGAGCGGCTGCGGGACATGCTGTGGGCGGCCATCTTCCCGCACATCGACATCGCCAAGGATCCGGCGCGCGAGGTGATCCGTCGCAGCGTGGAGCAGTACGTGCTGCTGGTCGACGAGCACCCGAACGTCTGCCGGTTCCTGATCCAGGGGCGCTTCGCCGAGCAGAGCGAGTCGACGATGCGTGCGCTCAACGAGGGTCGCGAGGTGACGCTGGCCATGGCGAGCATCTTCAACAACGAGCTGCGTGAGATGGAACTGGACGGCGTCGCGATCGAACTGGCCGCCTACACCACGTTCGGCTCGGCGGCGGCCGCCACCGACTGGTGGCTGGGCCCCGAGGTGGACAGCCCCCGTCGCATGCCGCGCGACGCGTTCATCGGCTACATGACGACGATCATGCTGGGCGCGATCAACGGCACCTGCGAACTGCTCGGCATCCGCATCGATTCGGAGCTGCCGCTGCACGAGGGCGTCCGGCGCCGCGAGTCCGTCGCCTAA
- a CDS encoding urea amidolyase associated protein UAAP1: MTSDTAAPSATATTAGARAHARAQHGLTAAFMRHVPATGSPTAPDGIAAERLTWSETVAAGGYTTAVLQRGTRVRLTDVDGDACAHVLLHRADAPHERLNVADTVKVPWQAYLGTGHPLLSGFGRVLATIVADTSDAHDALTGTTTTAGNAARYGSGAPESASPAGRDLLLLGALKHGLGPRDLPPSVSFFQGVRVAADGTLTWRGSAGPARTVDLLLHVDAIVLLANTAHPLDPRTEFTCSPLRVHAWPAADELDALARGDLVGPLGPEHLQAIANTDADLTARGVL; the protein is encoded by the coding sequence GTGACCAGCGACACCGCCGCACCCAGCGCCACCGCCACCACCGCGGGCGCGCGGGCGCACGCCCGCGCCCAGCACGGACTGACGGCCGCGTTCATGCGCCACGTGCCCGCCACCGGCAGCCCCACGGCACCCGACGGCATCGCCGCCGAGCGGCTGACGTGGTCGGAAACCGTTGCCGCGGGCGGATATACGACCGCCGTCCTGCAGCGCGGCACCCGCGTGCGGCTGACCGACGTCGACGGCGACGCCTGCGCACACGTCCTGCTGCACCGCGCCGACGCCCCGCACGAGCGGCTCAACGTCGCCGACACCGTCAAGGTCCCCTGGCAGGCCTACCTCGGCACCGGCCACCCGCTACTGAGCGGTTTCGGCCGCGTCCTCGCCACGATCGTCGCGGACACGTCCGACGCCCACGACGCGCTGACCGGCACCACCACGACGGCCGGCAACGCCGCGCGCTACGGTTCCGGCGCCCCGGAATCCGCGTCACCAGCCGGCCGCGACCTGCTGCTGCTCGGCGCCCTCAAGCACGGTCTGGGACCCCGCGACCTGCCGCCCTCGGTGTCGTTCTTCCAGGGCGTCCGGGTCGCGGCCGACGGCACCCTGACCTGGCGGGGGAGCGCCGGCCCGGCCCGCACGGTCGACCTGCTGTTGCACGTCGACGCCATCGTGCTGCTCGCCAACACCGCGCACCCGCTGGACCCGCGTACCGAATTCACCTGCAGCCCACTGCGCGTGCACGCCTGGCCCGCCGCCGACGAGCTGGACGCACTGGCCCGGGGCGACCTCGTCGGCCCGCTGGGCCCCGAACACCTGCAGGCCATCGCCAACACCGACGCCGATCTGACCGCCCGAGGAGTCCTGTGA
- a CDS encoding flavin-containing monooxygenase translates to MTVADTASAADSSSADPRAAQPVRTRALIIGSGFSGLGMAIALQKQGVEFLILEKADEVGGTWRDNTYPGCACDIPSHMYSFSFEPKADWSHMWSFQPEIQEYLLGVTAKYGLRRYVEFGANVDRAHWDEADQSWHVFTADGREFVAQFLVSGAGGLHIPLVPEIEGRDDFTGAAFHSAQWDHSVDIAGKRVAIIGTGASAIQIVPEIARVVGELQVYQRTPPWVMPRVNNAFPEWLRNVFATVPGTRAAMRAGIYWLHEGVGFAMTKQPRLLKIGELLGRWNIRRSVSDRELRRKLTPNYRAGCKRILNSDTYYKGIAHPNTTVITERIERMTPTGIVTADGVERPVDVVVFATGFHVTDSYTYVDIKGAGGEDLVDRWNAEGIQAHRGIAVAGMPNLFFLLGPNTALGHNSVVFMIESQIDYVAQAIAAVDKRKARALTPKRSAQDAYNAELQDELGGTVWSTGGCRSWYLDAHGVNRTLWSGMTWQYWLATRRLKASEYEFSGR, encoded by the coding sequence ATGACCGTCGCCGACACCGCCAGCGCCGCCGACTCTTCCTCCGCCGATCCGCGCGCCGCCCAGCCCGTCCGCACCCGCGCCCTCATCATCGGTAGCGGCTTCTCCGGACTGGGCATGGCGATCGCCCTGCAGAAGCAGGGCGTCGAGTTCCTGATCCTGGAGAAGGCCGACGAGGTCGGCGGTACCTGGCGCGACAACACCTACCCGGGGTGCGCGTGCGACATCCCGTCGCACATGTACTCGTTCTCCTTCGAGCCGAAGGCCGACTGGTCCCACATGTGGTCCTTCCAGCCCGAGATCCAGGAGTACCTGCTCGGCGTCACCGCCAAGTACGGGTTGCGCCGTTACGTCGAGTTCGGCGCGAACGTCGACCGCGCCCACTGGGACGAGGCCGATCAGAGCTGGCACGTCTTCACCGCCGATGGTCGCGAGTTCGTCGCGCAGTTCCTGGTGTCGGGGGCCGGCGGTCTGCACATCCCGCTGGTGCCCGAGATCGAGGGGCGCGACGACTTCACCGGCGCCGCCTTCCACTCCGCGCAGTGGGACCACTCGGTGGACATCGCCGGCAAGCGCGTCGCGATCATCGGCACCGGGGCGAGCGCCATCCAGATCGTGCCCGAGATCGCCCGCGTGGTCGGTGAACTGCAGGTCTACCAGCGCACGCCACCGTGGGTCATGCCCCGGGTGAACAACGCGTTCCCGGAGTGGCTGCGCAACGTCTTCGCCACCGTGCCGGGCACCCGCGCGGCGATGCGGGCCGGGATCTACTGGCTGCACGAGGGCGTCGGCTTCGCCATGACCAAGCAGCCGCGGCTGCTGAAGATCGGCGAGCTGCTCGGCCGCTGGAACATCCGCCGCAGCGTGTCCGACCGCGAGCTGCGCCGCAAGCTCACGCCGAACTACCGGGCGGGCTGCAAGCGCATTCTCAACTCCGACACCTACTACAAGGGCATCGCCCACCCGAACACCACGGTGATCACCGAACGGATCGAGCGCATGACGCCCACCGGCATCGTCACGGCCGACGGCGTCGAGCGGCCCGTCGACGTCGTGGTGTTCGCCACCGGCTTCCACGTCACCGACTCCTACACCTACGTCGACATCAAGGGCGCGGGCGGCGAGGACCTGGTGGACCGCTGGAACGCCGAGGGCATCCAGGCGCACCGCGGCATCGCCGTCGCCGGCATGCCCAACCTGTTCTTCCTGCTCGGACCGAACACCGCGCTGGGGCACAACTCGGTGGTGTTCATGATCGAGTCGCAGATCGACTACGTCGCCCAGGCCATCGCGGCCGTGGACAAGCGCAAAGCCCGTGCACTGACACCGAAGCGCTCGGCGCAGGACGCCTACAACGCCGAACTGCAGGACGAGTTGGGCGGCACGGTGTGGAGCACCGGAGGTTGCCGCAGCTGGTACCTCGACGCCCACGGCGTCAACCGCACGCTGTGGAGCGGCATGACGTGGCAGTACTGGTTGGCGACGCGCCGGCTGAAGGCCTCGGAGTACGAGTTCAGCGGTCGCTGA